A segment of the Panicum hallii strain FIL2 chromosome 1, PHallii_v3.1, whole genome shotgun sequence genome:
CTAGAAATGGAGCAAGCAAATCAGGACTCCCTTTCTCATGGGggagagcagcagcaggaggaggaggagaaggaaggcCTGCCTGCAAGGAGGAGCACCACGTTCgggagaaagaaagagaggaggagCAGGCACCACGAATGGAGGCTTTCTTTGTCACTTGTGTGGCTGCAAGGAGATGCAACACCAGgaccacatcttccatgtgcTTTATTTGCTCGATTTTATCTATCTTTTCAACTTGCGCTGCTCTATTGCATTGGCTCCCTGAAATTTCTCTCTCTCAAATTAACATGAAAAAATTCCGTCTACAAGTACCTTGCAAGAAACGAAGGCTCACCATTATTCACTTCCAAACAAGCATCATCCATCCATCAGATTTAGACTCAGCAAACCCATCACGCACGACTCAGCAAAGCACCCTGTCAAGTAGTAGTCAGTTACCTCCACGCAAACGCCAACCTGCTTGCACGTCGACTTCGATGCACAAGTGTGTTACAATTGTACAAAACACATGATACTAGCAGCAGTGTTTTACATGCCACTCCTACTTACGTACGTACATGATACACGTTCACACAGCACACCACCGTGTTTTCTAGTTGAAGACCGAAGGATTGGTCGTCGCGCTGCTCACTTGGACTTCAAGCACCTCCAGCTTCCGCTCTAGGATGTCCAACTTCTCGTTCAAAGATGCCAGCTTGCTCTTCGTCGTAGCTTCTGCACACACATTTAATTTCAGAAACATTAGTAAACGGTTCATGATtactcttcttttcttttctttgctTCTCACATCACCAAAGTAGTTCAGGACGACTTAAATGAAGAACAAGCATGCCTGGCACTCAAAGGTAAAAAACCATAAAACCAATCCGCTCCATAGTCCCTACAGCTTCAAGTTCATACGGAATCCTGGACCAGCTCTGATATAATAATGTAGGTTCAAGTATTACCTAACCTAGTACAAGGCATGGCATGTACCTCATGAGTGATTTGACTTGGAAGAAAACCTCAACATAATAAAACCAGCTATGGCTACTTCCAGCTTCAAACCAGGAACCTTGCTTCAAGTAGGTATCGTTTGCTAGGTTACTGACTAGGACAAGACGCATACTATCAGAATATATTCTAGCGTAAGCATATACCACAAAGCTTTTTTTTTCTTAACAGTAGATTTCCCCCTTGAAATGCATTTTTCTACAAGTCTGTTAATATGCCATATATGCATTTTTTCCCCCCTTGAGTCTCGGGGATGGCAGAACAATGGAGTTTGTCCGTTATGCCGTATAGTGCAGGAAATAGGTGCCCAACTTTTCTAAGATTGCAGATTCACAATGCGTATTTGGGAAGGCCTGGCCGAATGGCTCGGCAACAGCTCCCTATGGCCGGAAAATTGGGATCTAAGCGATTCGGTGATACACTGGTGGACTATGCTCAGACTGCCCCAAGCGCCTCGAGAAAAGGCCTGCACACCCTCATTATTTTAGTTTGTTGGGAGATTCGGAAAGAGAGAAATGTGAGAAATTTTTAGCACAAAGAATCATCTAACCCAATGATCTTACAGAAAATCAAGGATGAGGCATCTCTTTAGGCCGTAGCAGGAGCCAAGCACCTAGCGTCTCTTATTTATCCTTCCTAAACTCATTTTTCTGTGTGAGGCATGTAAATAACTTTGTTCACTCATGCGAGCTCTCTTTCTTTTTAATATAACACGCAGCTCTCCTGCTGGTTCGtttgagaaaagaaagaaagaaaatggTCCAGCGGCCGTTCATACAAGCAAGCAGGTTTAGACCCACAAAGATTGGCAGCTATCCCCTGCCTCGTTTCCCCCCTTTGCAGATGACTAGATGTCATCAATATTGATAAATCAAGAAGGTTGCTATAACTAAATGTAGGGAGTTCATATTAGCCAACAACGGGTCACGGAATGAAGTAAACTGTTCGGCTGCACTTCTTGCAGATGCTGCTAGCAGCTGCAGCGCAGCTGTAAGAAGTGCAGCCGAACAGGAGAGCTAGAGGTTGTAAGAATTCAATTATTTCCTAAACATCAGGGCAGATGGCAAGGAAACGAAGCCATCGCCGGCAATCTTGGTCCGCAGGGCAGGGCTGTTCCAGACAGACGCAGCTAGAATTCTAGTACTACCAGTCAAAACGGGCAAGGCAAGGCAAGGCAAGGCAATCCCGTCCATTTAGGCTAGGCATCGTGTGAAAGTAAGAACGCGGCAGCAGATCCGATGGAAGCGAGGAGAGGAAAATGTAGCAGGGCGCAGATCCAACTGACCGAATCTGAGGAGGAAGTCGAAGAGTCGGCGGACGTTGAGGGAGATGTTGGAGATGAACTCGCGGTTCTCCCAGTCCGCCTGCACGGCGATGCCCACGTTGACGGGGTTCCCCATCCCGCCGCCGCGacccatccccgccgccgcgaccTGACCTGACCTGACCGccttcttctcttctcttctcttctcttctcttgttGTCGGAGGAGACAACAGGGCGAGCTAGCGACGCGCACCACCACCAACAGCTCTTGCTTTGCCTTGCCGCAAGGAAAACGTCTGCTGGTTGGGCCTTCGGCCCATACCAAGCCCATCTAATTGGGCGGGCCGCGAAAAGAGTGTGAGATAGATGGCCGGGCCGGCCAGTTCAGTCGCATGCAATGGCCGCCACGGCGGCGCTGCAGCTGCTGTGCCGGCCGTCGCTGAGCGCCGCGCAGCTCCGGCAGGTGCACGCGCAGCTGCTCACCTCGTCCTCGCTCCTTCTCGCCGACCGCTTCCTCCCCAACCAGCTCCTCCGCTCGCTGCACCCGCTCGGCACCCTCCGCCTCTTCCCGCGCCTCCGCCGCATCCTCCCGGCCTTCCGACCAAACAACTacgccttctccttcctcctcaaAGCTTCCGCCGACTCCACAGGCTCCGACGCGCGCCTCGTCTCCTCGCTccacgccctcgccgtcgtcctcgcCTGGGACGCCCACGCCTACGTCGCCAACGGCCTCATCCACGCCTACGCCTCCCACGGCCTCctgccctccgcccgccgcctctTCGACGGCGCCCTCTCCTCCCGCGCTGCCGACGTCTGCTCCTGGACGTCGCTCCTCACGGCCTACGCCAGGGCCGGCCGGGTGGACGAAGCGCGCGCcctgttcgacgaaatgccccGCAGGAACGACGTCTCCTGGAGCGCCATGCTCAGCGCCTACGTCGCCGCGGGCAGCTTCGCCGACGCCGTGCGGCTGTTCGAGGACATGCTCAGGTCCGGCGCCCGCCCCAACAGGGCGGCGGTGGTCGGCGTGCTGACCGCCTGCGGGGCGCTGGGGGCGCTGGAGCAGGGAAGGTGGGTGCACGCCTTGGTCGCCGCCCGTCCTTCACAAGTCGGGATGGACGGCGTGGTGGCGACGGCGCTGGTTGACATGTACGCCAAGTGCGGGAGCCTGGACGCGGCGAGGCAGGTGTTCGCCGCCGCCACGACGGAGCAGCGCGACGTGTTCGCCTACACGGCCATGATCTCGGGGCTGTCGGACCACGGCCGCTGCCAGGAGGCCATGGAGCTGTTCGGGAAGATGCAGGCGGAAGGGGTGCGCCCCAACGAGGTGACCTTCATCTGCGTGCTCACCGCCTGCGGCCGCGCCGGCCTCGTCGGCCGCGCCAAGGAGATATTCCGGAGCATGGCCGCGGAGCACGGCGTGCAGCCGGGCGTGGAGCACTACGGGTGCCTGGTGGACGTGCTCGGCCGCGCCGGGCGGCTGAGGGAGGCCCTGGCCGTGGTGCGCTCCATGCCGATGAGGCCCGACTCGTACGTGCTGGGCGCGCTGctgagcgcgtgcgcggcgcagGGCGACGTCGACGTCGGCAAGCAGGTGGTGGAGTGGCTGGCGGAGCAGGGGCTCGACCACAGCGGGGTGCACGTCCAGCTCTCCAACATGTACGCCGCCTGGAGCGAGTGGGAGGAGGTGGCCAGGGTCCGCCGGGCCATGGACCAGAGGAACGTGGCAAAGGTGCCCGGCTGCAGCATGCTGGAGGTGGACGGCGTCGCCTGCGAGTTCGTCGCCGGCGAccgctcgcatccgcggatgCGGGAGATCATGGCTGCCGTCACAGACCTGCATGAGCACCTCCGGCTCTTGGGAACAACTGCCCTCGAGGATGCATGGGCTTTTTTGCTTTGACGACACGGATCGGACTGTAGTCACAAGCTTGTCAAAGGTTGCACCGTTGCATGGCATGGCGAGCCTGCGAGTAGTAGTTACCACCAGAAGCACCTCGTTCGGTGGTGTGCCTTGGCAAGTTTTAATCTGCTCTGATTAAAATCCAATGTGCAATTAATTATAATGGTGTTATCACGTCAATCGGTTCACGTTGCATCAGGATACAGAACGAGCTATAAACCTAATTCGGCTCGGCTGATGCCCCATAAAAAAACTTTGAATTCTGACATACTGGCAAATGGACACACTACGCAGCAACAGGAAGCAAGCCATTGTGCCTAAGAAGTGGCTCAGGTGAAGGCTCCCGTCCTCGGAAAGAAACGAACACCTGCACTCAGTTACAAGCGTGCATTAGTTTCAATTCCACCAAACTCAAACCAACCGAAAACAAAATTGTACAAATTACATAGCTTGCAACAGGATGGGAACAATCAGTTCTTGATGGGAAAGCATGCTAAGCCTTACCTCAAGTGGAGACTTTCCACCTCCAAGTGCAAGAACTGTGTCTCTGAATCGTCTGCCAGTTTCCTCAATTGCCTACTCAAAACAAGGTGTTCATAACATTATAATTATATCAATGTAAACTGGTTGAGAGGATGAAAAAAAAATGTTGACATCTGCCCCTCTCTGTACCTACAATCAATCTATTTCCTTCTGGTGAAAACATACCTTCTCATTATCCAAACCAGCATCTTCAAAAGCTGAGAATGCATCAGCTGACAATACTTCAGCCCACTGTAAGGACGATATGAGAAGATACTGGTTTTAGCATATCCTCAAGGAACATTCAAGGAATATAAGATCAGGGAAGAAAAGGTATTCATCAAAAGAACAATGATATCAAGTTACCTTGTAACTGTAGTATCCAGCAGCATAGCCACCTGCAGGTTGTCAATAAACGAAAGAGTTAATGAAATCATAAGCCATCTTGTCATGAACTCAACAACTTGATATGTTAGACAACATTGCAAACCTGCAAATATATGGCTAAAGCTGCACAAGAATCTGTCCTCAGGCAGAGGAGCAAGAACTTGTGTTCGTTCTGCAACTCTTCGGTCAACATCATATATGGAGAGTGAGCCATAAGGATCATAAGTTGTATGCAGTTCCATATCTACACTGGCAAAACGTATCTGCGGAGGGAAGGttaaaaaaaaaaggaggaTGAAATGGCATGGACTAGTTCCATAATGGCAAAAGTTACTACAAGTTAAATTTGATGACACCATGAATAGAAACAAACAAAGGCACCTGTCGCAGGCTGAAGGTGCCAGCACGGAAATTCTTCGCAGCAACAAGCTTTGCATAAATTTCTTCTGGAAGAGTTTCACCGGTTTCATAGTGCTTTGCAATGCTCAAGAGAGTATCCCTGTTACAGCAGCAACAGATCAATTGGTTACTCGAATCGGAGATTTGAGCTAATGCCAAATGAGATGGATCCATCATACTTGTGATAGCACCAGTTTTCCATGAACTGGGAGGGTAACTCTACAGCATCCCACTCAACTCCACGAATACCAGCAACATATCCTTCATCTTGCTTAGTAAGCATATGCTGAAGAGCATGGCCAAATTCATGGAACACAGTTTCAACCTACAGAAGACACATGCAATGCAATTTCTTTACTATCATAATCAGGCCCATTGTACTTCAGTACTTCCTCCAGATATCCTCACGAATGTTATTACTTACCTCACGGAAGGTCATGAGACTGGGCTTATCACCAACTGGTGGCGTCTGATTGCACACCATATGAGCAACAGGCAGCCTAGCAGGCAAACCATTGCGAGCTAGGACACGACTGCGAGAAAAGACCACATTCATCCAAGCCCCTCCACGCTTTTCAGATGGTCTTGAATATGGATCAAAGTAGAAATAAGCAACAGGGCTATTGGAAGAGTCTTTGACACAGTAAAATTTGACATCACTGTGCCAGACCTGAAAAGCAGTCGCTTGTCAAAAATTTGCAGAAATGGTATTTCATGCAGAAAAGTAAACAGGTACTTACAGGAGCTAGTCCATCTGCAGGCTCAACGCTCACCCCAAAAAGCTTATTTGCCAGAGTGAAGAGGCCATCCATAACCTTGGGCAGTGCAAAATAAGGACGCAGTGCTTCCTGCAAAGGCAGTGCTCGGATAAGCTCAACGGTTGCTTCTTTCTAGGCTAAAAGATATAGTGGCACTTTAGCATGGGCCTAATATTGAATGCAATTTGGAATGCATGTCCAGAGGAATGTAAATCAAAATGGACTGAAAAAGAACATCATTACAAAAGTACTAGGAGCAGACTAAAAGAAACTTTGGAGCTTGCGGCAGGAATTATGGAGATAGCTAAGTGAAACGATGAGCAAACCTCATTGATATCATATTTAGACTCCCTCAGTCGTTCACTCCAGAACGTAAGGTCCCAGTGAGTCAAATCAGTAGCTTCTGGAGAACCATAATCTTTCGCAAAGGTGTTTAGATCTTCCATATCTGAATACATAAATCAGCAGCGAGATGCATggcaaagaaagaaaaagatgTTCAGCCTAATGTCTCCACACATGAGAAGATATGTGCAGATTAAAAATATCATGCTAACAGATACTTGTAGCTATTTCTGTTGGGTGATCTCAAAGGCTAACGCAAACAAAAAGGTTTGGAACATAACCGCAAATGTAACAATTAAGCTACAATACAAGTAATCCAAAATACATGTATTTTAAAATGCTGCTAACTATAGAAGTTGTAGTGGAATTGGCAAAGTTCTGGATCCATGGATAAAAACTTGATATGTTAGTACAAACCTTAAAGCAAGTGATGTAAAAGAAGAAATACAAGAAAGTAGACAGCGTCCTCACTGTGTCCAAAAGAACTAAATGACAAAAGGAAGAACAACAATGCGTATGGCTGTACCTTTAACAGCATGATCCCAGGAAGCCGCACGCAGCTTCTCGAGAAGCTCT
Coding sequences within it:
- the LOC112884712 gene encoding protein BRICK1, with the translated sequence MGRGGGMGNPVNVGIAVQADWENREFISNISLNVRRLFDFLLRFEATTKSKLASLNEKLDILERKLEVLEVQVSSATTNPSVFN
- the LOC112899223 gene encoding pentatricopeptide repeat-containing protein At3g62890-like, whose protein sequence is MAATAALQLLCRPSLSAAQLRQVHAQLLTSSSLLLADRFLPNQLLRSLHPLGTLRLFPRLRRILPAFRPNNYAFSFLLKASADSTGSDARLVSSLHALAVVLAWDAHAYVANGLIHAYASHGLLPSARRLFDGALSSRAADVCSWTSLLTAYARAGRVDEARALFDEMPRRNDVSWSAMLSAYVAAGSFADAVRLFEDMLRSGARPNRAAVVGVLTACGALGALEQGRWVHALVAARPSQVGMDGVVATALVDMYAKCGSLDAARQVFAAATTEQRDVFAYTAMISGLSDHGRCQEAMELFGKMQAEGVRPNEVTFICVLTACGRAGLVGRAKEIFRSMAAEHGVQPGVEHYGCLVDVLGRAGRLREALAVVRSMPMRPDSYVLGALLSACAAQGDVDVGKQVVEWLAEQGLDHSGVHVQLSNMYAAWSEWEEVARVRRAMDQRNVAKVPGCSMLEVDGVACEFVAGDRSHPRMREIMAAVTDLHEHLRLLGTTALEDAWAFLL
- the LOC112884499 gene encoding probable cytosolic oligopeptidase A codes for the protein MAHARPRRRQQHSHVAAAAAMLLLSFTARLGLPLAVSARLPSPPTTRRLLFAALPPSSPLLAFCPRERPSPATCAAFSSTAMAADNPLLAADFDFPPFDRVEPSHVRPGIRELLTRLEGELEELEKGVEPSWGKLVEPLERITDRLEVIWGMVDHLKAVKDSADLRAAVEEVQPDKVKFQLRLGQSKPIYQAFQAIRNSSDWDSLTDARKRIVEAQIKEAVLSGVALEDEQREKFNQIEQELEKLSQKFSENVLDATKKFEKLITDKKEIDGLPATALGLAAQTAVSKGHENATAENGPWVITLDAPSYIAVMQHARNRALREEVYRAYLTRASSGELDNTNIIAQILKLRLEKAKILGYKNYAEVSMAQKMATVERVEELLEKLRAASWDHAVKDMEDLNTFAKDYGSPEATDLTHWDLTFWSERLRESKYDINEEALRPYFALPKVMDGLFTLANKLFGVSVEPADGLAPVWHSDVKFYCVKDSSNSPVAYFYFDPYSRPSEKRGGAWMNVVFSRSRVLARNGLPARLPVAHMVCNQTPPVGDKPSLMTFREVETVFHEFGHALQHMLTKQDEGYVAGIRGVEWDAVELPSQFMENWCYHKDTLLSIAKHYETGETLPEEIYAKLVAAKNFRAGTFSLRQIRFASVDMELHTTYDPYGSLSIYDVDRRVAERTQVLAPLPEDRFLCSFSHIFAGGYAAGYYSYKWAEVLSADAFSAFEDAGLDNEKAIEETGRRFRDTVLALGGGKSPLEVFVSFRGREPSPEPLLRHNGLLPVAA